The Pseudomonas sp. R4-35-07 nucleotide sequence CATGCCCGCAGTCACCGAACCGCCCGGCGAGTTGATGTAGAGATGGATGTCCTTGTCCGGGTTTTCCGCTTCAAGGAACAGCAGTTGCGCACAGATCAGGTTGGCCATGTAGTCCTCTACCGGGCCAACCAGAAAGATCACTCGCTCCTTGAGCAGGCGCGAGTAGATGTCGTAGGCGCGTTCACCACGAGCGGACTGCTCGACAACCATCGGGACCAGGCCGCCAGCGGCCTGGACATCAGAGTTCTGCTGAATATAGGAATTACGGAACATGCTCTGCAGTTACTCCCAAATAGTCATGTCTTGAAAACGCATAAGCCAGCGCGAGGCTGGCTTATGGTTGAATTTCCAACGAGTTGGACAATCAGTCGGCTTGTGCTGCTTCCGCCGGTTTGACTGCTTCTTCGTAAGAGACCGCTTTATCGGTCACCTTAGCCTTCTGCAGAACAGTATCCACAACTTGTTCTTCCAGCACAACCGAACGTACTTCGTTCAGCTGCTGGTCGTTCTTGTAGTACCAGGACACGACCTGCTCAGGTTCCTGGTAGGCCGACGCCATTTCCTGGATCATTTCGCGAACACGGTCTTCGTCTGGCTTGAGGTCGAACTGCTTGACCACTTCAGCCACGATCAGGCCCAGCACGACGCGGCGCTTGGCTTGCTCTTCGAACAGCTCGGCCGGCAGTTGGTCAGGCTTGATGTTGCCACCAAACTGCTGAACCGCTTGTACGCGCAGGCGATCCACTTCGTTGGACAGCAGGGCCTTAGGCACTTCGATCGGGTTGGCGGCCAGCAGACCATCCATGACCTGGTTCTTGACCTTGGACTTGATCGCTTGACGCAGCTCACGCTCCATGTTCTTGCGAACTTCGGTGCGGAAGCCTTCGATACCGGTTTCCTTGATGCCGAATTGCGCGAAGAACTCTTCGTTCAGCTCTGGCAGCTTAGGCTCGGAAACGCTGTTGACGGTCACGGTGAACTCGGCGGCTTTGCCGGCCAGGTCCAGGTTCTGGTAGTCAGCAGGGAATTCCAGGTTCAGAACGCGTTCTTCGCCGGCTTTGGCGCCAACCAGGCCGTCTTCGAAGCCAGGGATCATGCGGTTGGAACCCAGCACCAGCTGAGTGCCCTTGGCGGAGCCACCAGCGAATACTTCGCCGTCAACCTTGCCAACGAAATCGATGTTCAACTGGTCTTCGTTCTGGGCGGCACGCTCGACCACTTCGAAACGGGTGTTCTGCTTGCGCAGGATTTCCAGCATGTTGTCCAGGTCCGAATCAGCCACTTCGGCGCTCAGGCGCTCGATAGCGATACCGTCGAAGCCCGCTACTTCGAATTCCGGGAACACTTCGAATACGGCTACGTATTCCAGGTCCTTGCCGGCTTCCAGGGACTTGGGCTCGATCGAAGGCGAGCCAGCCGGGTTCAGCTTTTGCTCGACAACGGCTTCGTAGAAGGAAGCCTGGATCACGTCACCTACAGCTTCCTGGCGCGCATCGGCACCAAAACGACGCTTGATTTCGCTCATTGGCACTTTGCCTGGACGGAAACCAGCGATCTTGGCCTTCTGGGCAGTCTGCTGCAGACGCTTGTTGACCGCAGTCTCGATACGCTCTGCCGGCACAGTGATGCTCAGGCGGCGCTCGAGAGCAGTAGTATTTTCAACAGAAACTTGCATGGATATTCCTCGTTGCACAGACATTAGCCGGCCATTTCCGACCCCAATCAAGGGCATGCATTCTAGTGGGTCAAACTCAAGAAGTCACCCTACTGAAAATACACCCGGAAACCGCCGGCAATTTATCGGTACGAAGGCACTGAAGTACCTCGCCCCGGTGACAAATACAGCCAATTGCGCCAGGGCTCTGCGCCGCCCCTCTATATATAGAAGAAGCTGCCATTCATCTCCCTGACGGCCCACCCCGCGAACGGAGCGGACAGGCAACGCGGCATCATCGAGACACACAAATACGACGAAACGCACTGCCGATGCGGCCCAGTACCTGCGACCGCCGAGATAATCAAACCGCCAAAACCAAAAAAGGCGCCAGACTGTTAAATCTGGCGCCTTTCGAATATGGGGTGGACGAAGGGGATCGAACCCTCGACAACGGGAGTCACAATCCCGTGCTCTACCAACTGAGCTACGCCCACCATATTGCGTTAACAAAGAAACCAAACCACTTCTTTGTTGAACCCTGCCCTGCCTGACGGCCGAGCAACGTTTTATTTGGTGCGGATGAAGAGACTCGAACTCTTACGCCTCGCGGCGCTGGAACCTAAATCCAGTGTGTCTACCAATTCCACCACATCCGCGCTTGAAGCTCTTAAAGCAAAGGCGCCAGACGATTAATCTGGCGCCTTTCAAATATGGGGTGGACGAAGGGGATCGAACCCTCGACAACGGGAGTCACAATCCCGTGCTCTACCAACTGAGCTACGCCCACCATCTAACGCTACTTGTGCCAAAGCTGCCTAATGGCGCACCCGGCAGGACTCGAACCTGCGACCATCCGCTTAGAAGGCGGATGCTCTATCCAGCTGAGCTACGGGCGCCTGATTAATCTGTACTCTTGGAGGATTACAAACTAAGTGTTTCCAGTCTTGCAGCACAACAATTCTGCTTGACCTTCTAACCAGTGCTAGGCTGTGCCCGACAAGTGCGACGAATAGTATAGAGGGTCCCGAAACCCGTCAAATCTTTTTTGAAAAAAACTGATTTTATTTAAGGGGTTAGGGCAATTTGCAGACCAAGCGCCTTTGCCCTCGCGCCCTGGCGTGCGAGAATGCGCGCACTTTTCTTCCCCCTCTCGATGGTTAATCACGCGTAATGACTGCACAACTTATCGACGGCAAATCAATCGCCGCCAGCCTGCGCCAGCAGATCGCCAAACGCGTCACCGAGCGTCGCCAGCAAGGCCTGCGCACGCCTGGCCTCGCGGTGATCCTGGTCGGCAGCGATCCTGCCTCTCAGGTTTATGTCTCGCACAAGCGTAAAGACTGTGAAGAGGTCGGCTTTATCTCCAAAGCCTATGACTTGCCTTCGGAGACCACTCAACAGGCCCTGACCGACCTGATTGACAGCCTCAACGATGACCCGAACATGGACGGCATCCTGCTCCAGCTGCCGCTGCCCGAGCACCTGGATGCTTCCAAACTGCTGGAACGCATCCGCCCGGACAAAGACGTCGATGGCTTCCACCCTTATAACGTCGGCCGTCTGGCCCAACGCATCCCACTGCTGCGCCCCTGCACGCCCAAAGGCATCATGACTCTGCTGGAAAGCACCGGGGTCGATCTGTATGGGCTCGACGCGGTTGTGGTTGGCGCCTCGAATATCGTCGGCCGCCCGATGGCCATGGAATTGTTGCTGGCCGGCTGCACCGTGACCGTTACCCACCGCTTCACCAAGGACCTCGCCGGGCATGTGGGCCGCGCTGATCTGGTGGTGGTCGCCGCGGGCAAGCCGGGCCTGGTGAAGGGTGAGTGGATCAAGGAAGGCGCGATCGTGATCGACGTCGGCATCAACCGCCAAAATGATGGCAAGCTGGTGGGCGACGTGGTGTACGAGACCGCCCTGCCCCGCGCCGGCTGGATCACCCCGGTTCCCGGCGGTGTAGGCCCGATGACCCGGGCGTGCCTGCTGGAAAACACGTTGTATGCAGCAGAAACCCTGCACAGCTGATAACCAGGCGTACTGAAAAAGCCCTGCTTTATCGCGTAATGCTGTTCACTTAAGCATTTGAGCTAAAGCGGGGCTTCCTAGAAAATCCGATGCCAGACCTCTGGCATCGGATTTTTTTATGTCTGTTCAACAGGACCTGCTCGACCTCGGCGACCTTTTCAACTTCTGCGACCTAAGCACTTTCACCCAGAACATCCCCATTGAATGGGTTGCGTCTGCGCTGGATCTATCCAGTCAGGCCACTATTCGTCGGCGTCGCTTGCCCGCCGATCAGGTGCTTTGGTTGGTGCTTGGCATGGCGTTGTTTCGTGATGAGCCTGTCCATGAGGTCGCTAGACGATTGAACATTTGCGCTCAAGGCCTCGCCTCCGACCACTTGTTGGCCCGAAGCGGCGTCACTGAAGCCCGCAAGCGACTAGGGGCCGATCCCGTTGAGTGGTTATTCCGTAAAACCGGCACTCAATGGGGCTTGGAGCGCTACGACGAGGACGACTGGCACGGTTTGCAGGTCTTCGCGGTGGACGGTGCGCTCTTGCGCACGCCGGACACACCCGAGCTTCGAGATCATTTCGGGTCAGGAAATACGCCCAGTGATCGTCAGACTCCCTTCCCCATGATGCGCTTGGTAGCGCTGATGAACGTGCGTTCGCACTTAATCCTGGATGCACAATTAGGGCCTTACCGGCGCAGTGAAATGCGCTTGGCCGACGAGTTTTTGCAGCAAGTCCCCGACCACTCCGTGACGCTATTCGATAAAGGATTTTGGGGCGCAGAAATGCTGTTGAGCCTGAGTAACACCGGAACCCACCGTCATTGGTTGATTCCCGCCAAAAAAGGCATGGTCTGTGAAGAAGTGATCCGTTACGGCGAGCACGACCGCTTGGTGCGCATGAAGGTCTCACCGCAAGCCAGAAAGAGAAATCCGGCTCTTGGCACCCACTGGGAAGCCCGCGAAGTCAGCTATGAAATCCAAGGCAGATTAAAAATCTGTCATGACGTCGTTACCAGCCAACACCTACAGCACCAAGGTCGTTGCCAAACTTTATCAGGAACGCTGGGAAATCGAATTGGGCTTTAGGGATATCAAAAGCTCTATGCAGCAGAATGCCGTGACCTTGCGCAGTAAAAAATCGACTTGGTCTATCAGGAGGTCTGGGGGCTTTTACTCGCTTACAACGTGATTCGCCGGGAGGCCGGTCAAGCAGCGGTAGCGTTTGGTCGAGCTCCGTCGGACATACGCTTTAAGCCCGTTTGCCAGTATATCGCCGTGCAGTTGATCGTGATGGCGGCAGCCAATCCGGTATCAGCCACAGGCAGACGCTTGGCCGAACTAAGGAAGGGTATCGGCAGCTTGTTTCTGGATCACCGCCCCAGACCTGCAAGGCCGAGGACGGTGAAGATCTCAAAAACCCGATTTCCAGTGGATCGCAATGCTGCTCCGCTTAAGTGAACAGCATTACGCCTTCTCGCGGGGCTTTTTATTGCCCGAAGAAAGCCTGTTTATTCATAGTGTTTAAATACTTTCTTATCAACGCGTGCATAGAGAAGGTAGCCGGCGGGGCGGTGAACCGATATCTGCGCTGCCATAAGCCCGCTACCGGACGCCGACGAAGGCCCTGGCGAGCATGATGGCATCGTGATCATCACAGCCGACAGTGGCGGTGCATGGTGGATATTCATGACCGGCCTCCCGTGATGCTGACGCCGGGCTTGGCGCGGGAATGGCTGGAACCGGCCACGCCCAAGGAAACAAAGGGCTAGCGCTCATTCAGCCAATCCCCACTCTTAACGTTTTTGATTTGGAGTTACAATCTGATAGCTCGACACTATTACAATAAAAAGTATAAGCCGCTATTTTCCACCCTTCACCTTCAAGACCCTATTTAAAATAAAACCAATGAATATAAAGTACGGCGCAAAACTCATGCTAAGAATCAAATACTCATACCACGCACTCCAGCACAAACTATATTTTTTACATAAGTCAAGATTTTGTTCTGAAACATGCACCAGTACCAAAGGCAGCATTATACCTATCACAATTAATGCCATCGTCGACATAAGCGCCACAATAGAATACCGCTTAAGAGGAAGCCTTTTATCCCATAGCTGACACTGCTGAAGCGAGGTGCGCAACTTCGGAACCAGAACTAAATATGTGTTGATAAGATCAATAAACCTGCTCAAGGTTTGGGAGTAATCAATAAATAACATTCCGTCACGACCTTCATAATCCTCAGTTTTTTTCGGGCCTTCCCCTCTATCAACTGACTCTCGAAACGCCTTCTCTTCCACTTGGAGGAAATGCAGCCTATTAGAGTCACACCTCACAGCTAGATTTAACAACGCACTCTTATTTTTTTCCATAAAAACAGACATGCTTTGGAGCATATACATGAAGCCATCGCAATGATGACTATCATCCAACAGCAATTTAAAAAAACCTTTATCTTCATCATTAGAAAAGCGATATTTGAATAAAAGACTGCTTAGCACACTTAAAAAATCATACAACCTCTTAATCCCCTTCAAGGGATCATAATCCTGGAGCAATTTGTTGCGAACATCCCATATCGAACTCCAATCTGGCTCCCCATCACTATGAAAATACGCTTCTGAAATTTTTATTCTATCAGCATACTGAGTGAGCTTTTTAAGCTCTTGTAGCGCCAGCTCCATCCGCTCTTCTGCTCCGTAATTTCGCTCAATTGAAAGCAGAGCATAGACACCAAACAGCGAACCACCAAGACCAATAAACGTGGCGTGAAGCGCTGGTAAATCCTTTAAAATCGAATGATCCATTCCATACTCCAACTTTGTGTATATTTAATACCTAGGCTAGCCCGCGAGCATATCTGCTATCCAGCTCGATACGCCTCATTTAAATCTCAAAATGTAAATAGATCATATTCTTATCTCAACACAGGCCTACCTATGCTGGGATGCTAATGGATTAAATATCGCTTTCTGTGCCCGACCTGAGCAATGAATGTCGCGGCTCGCGCGGCGCCTACGATCCCGTAGTGGGTCATGCCAGTATTCAGTGCAGCAACAGCTCTACAATCCGACAACGCGATTTATAAATTTAATTCTTCTGAGCAACAATATAGCCAGATATGAAGCGACAAAAACAATTACAGAGAGCATGGGTATATTGATGTAAGGGGTACTGAACAACATCGGCAGCAGTGACTCAAGGGCGTTACCACACACATCTAAAAAAATCACATGAATCAAATAAATACCAAAACTACATGCACTAACAGAAGAAACAAGACGATTAATATTTTTTTCTGGCTCAAGAACATATATGCCGGATAAAAATTTGATCCAAACAAACCAAGACGCTGATGCAACGACAACCAGCGGAGAGAGATAACTATAAAAATCACCGACAAAAACACCGTCATTGTTTGCCGTCAAATAAGAAGTCATGCATGTAATTATCGAAAAACAAATGAGCATGGATAACACGGCAATAACTGCATGATAAGACTTGTAGTCTTTCTTTCCAAGTAGATAACCAAGAACAAAATAACCAATATAGCCAGAAACATAAGAAAAATCGAACTGCCATTTTACGCCAAAATACTTATCAACTAGCGGTGATACCGTCATAGACAAAAACCAAAGCGCACAGTAATACACCAGAACATTGTCATCACCTGAGGCGACAACAACTCTGAGCAAAGGCAAAAACATATAGCACCCGATTATTGCATACAGATACCACAGATGATAACTAACGGGGGTAAAGATAAATTTACCGAAATTACCGAAATCGCTAAACTGCGAGCCTTGGTAGTATACTTTCCAGAACACATATATCACCGACCAAAAAACCAGAGGCCACAGGACCCTATTAATTCGCTTGGCAAAAAAAACGGAAACAGATTCACTCTTGCGTAAAAGCAGAAAACCAGAAGACATGAAAAACAATGGTACGCATGAGCGAACAAACGAGTCGTAAATATTTGCGATATTCCATTCACTCTGCGATATCTCGCCTAACTGATAGAGATAGGGTGCAGCAACATGCAATACCACGACCATAGCTATCGCTGCAGCTTTTACATAATGCACCCACAGACACTGATCGTTTTTCAATTTAAACCACGCTATTGACTTTTTACGGCCATGTGAAGACCGTGAGCTTGCCTTAAAAATCGCCTGAATCCAAGACACCAGGTGAGGTGAAAAGTCATTGCTCCTGTCCGCGTGAGCAGTCAAGGGATGCATAACCCTATACTTACTTAGTTCTTCGGCACCGCTTCAGCAATCCACAAAGTTGGCAGAGATGCGGCCATGGCCGTAGCGCTCAATCGACGGACGGTTACTCTTCAGTGATGGCTGTGGGTAGTGGCGTTTCAATCTTCTGCATTTCGAGTCGCACGTCGATCCAGCTGTTCAGCGGCGCGCCTCGGCACTGCCTTCGTCACGGGACAACTTGGACACAGAATCCCAGTACTGCTGACGACCTATGCGAAAGAGCTTTCATCAACGATGGTCTGGTTGACTGCTGGAAAGCTTGAGCAAAGCCTTGATTGGTAAAAGCACGGTACAACCCTAACCAATCATCGGCTTACAGCCTTTATTTAAAGGCTCTCTATCGCTTTCTGATCCATACTCCTAAAATGTAACGCCATTTGTCACCAAACCCGTTCCCAAACGGTACTTCTTACTTTTTAGCGAGTTCATCCGCGTGAAAATTCGTCTTTCCATTGTCAGCCTATTTTTTGCACTGACGGGCACCTTCGCAAACGCTGCCGAAACCACCTTGGCCCCGCGTGACGCCTCCAAACTGCAAATCGCCTCCGGCAGCGCCATGCTTGTGGATCTGCAGACCAACAAGGTCATCTATTCCAGCAACCCCGACGTGGTGGTCCCCATCGCTTCCGTCAGCAAGCTGATGACCGGCCTGATCGTGCTGGAAGCCAAGCAGGACATGGATGAATACATCGACATCAACATCACCGACACCCCGGAGATGAAGGGTGTGTTCTCCCGGGTGAAGATCGGCAGCCAAATGCCGCGCAAGGAAATGCTGCTGATCGCGCTGATGTCCTCGGAAAACCGCGCCGCCGCGAGCCTGGCCCACCATTACCCGGGCGGTTACGCGGCGTTCATTGCCGCGATGAACGCCAAGGCCAAGGCGCTGGGCATGACCAGCACCCACTACGTGGAACCTACGGGACTGTCGATCCATAACGTGTCGACCGCCCGCGACCTGAGCAAACTGCTGGCATATGCGCGCAAGTTTCCGATGTTGAGCCAACTGAGTACCACCAAGGAAAAAACCGTGGCGTTCCGCAAGCCCAACTACACCCTGGGCTTCTCCAACACCGACCATTTGATCAACCGGGCCAACTGGGACATCAAGCTGACCAAGACCGGTTTTACCAACCAGGCCGGGCATTGCCTGGTGCTGGTGACCAGCATGGGTAACCGCCCGGTGTCGCTGGTGATCCTGGATGCTTTCGGCAAATTCACCCACTTCGCCGATGCCAGTCGTATTCGCAGCTGGGTCGAAACCGGCAAGGGCGGCGCGGTGCCGGATGTGGCGTTGCGCTACAAGGCTGACAAGAACCTGAAGAACCGTGCAGGTGTGACAGAAGTGCGCCGTTAAAGAACACCGCAGAACCCATGTGGGAGGGGGGCTTGCTCCCGATAGCAGTGTGTCATTCACAGTATCAGTGACTGATCCACCGCTATCGGGAGCAAGTCGAATCGTCGCACCGCCCCTCCCACATTTTTATTTGTGTTCCGTCAGCACCTTGAGTGCTTGGGCCGCCGACTGCTCTTGCCCGGCCTGGGCCGTAGCATTCGCCGCCTCGCGCCAGCGCTGCGCATCCACATTCGCCGGCAACTGGCTCGGACGCTGGGTAAGAATCGCCCAATTCCCTGCGCTCTTCCACGCCGACTCAAAGTCGCTGAAGCCCATCATCAATCGCCGCTCCCTGCCGGAACGCAACAGCACCGTGCTCTTCTGCTGGTTGAATCCCACCACCACGACATAGCGCGGGTCGGACCAGAAGCTTGAGTTGATCCGTGCCATCACCGGGTAACCCGCCGCCACCTGCGCCAGCACTGCGGTCAGCCTGGCCTCCAGTGGATACACCATCAGCCCGTATTCGCGCGCCAGCTTCTGCATGTTGCGCTCAAGGTCCGCTTCGGCGCCTGGCAAGTGCAGCGGCTTATCCAGCAACCCTGGTGTCATGACAATGCCTTGTTGCGACAGCATGCTGGCCAGAGCCGTAGGACCGCTCTGATAAGCCTCGCTGCGAAAGGTCGGTACGCCGTTGAGTTCAACCCGCTCCGGCAGGCCGGGGAGTTTCGAAGGATGGCTGGAACAGGCCGTCAGCCCCAGGACGCAGGCCAGCAGGATGGATGCTTTAAGGTTCGACCGTAAGCGCAATTTTTTACTCTCTTGATCAACTGCCGGTGAGGGCCCCGATCATAGGACGCTCTTGGGCGGGGGTATAGCCTTCAGCGTAGGTAAAACGCCGGCGATAGAGCAAACGAGTTGGACAGACACGACCATTGGTCAATAGCAGGCAACCACCGGGTAGCTAGACTGTCCATTGGGAAGACTGTGTATAGACCCCGGATGGGGCGAAGGGAGGCCTGAATGAGCCTTGCAACGACGATTTTCATGCTGATCTGCGGTTGGCTGGCGGTGGCCGCCGCCATGTTGTGGGGGGTCATGCGCGTGACCCGTCGCCATCATCACCCCCACGTCAAACCCACTGCGCCCGCCAAGCCGCGCAAGGCGACGGCGCATCATGCCTAGCCCGGCATGCAGGTAAAATCCTGCGTGGCGGCAACCTCTTTGCCGTGCCCATCCTTGAGCGCTGCGCGCACAGTAGTCCCGAGGCTCGACTCCTCCAGGGTGTAATGCTCACCCGCCTTGAAATGCCTGTACTCGACCCGGCCCTGGCAGTCCTGCTGGTTATCGTCGCCGGGCTCTTCTTCAAACAGCGTCACGTCCAGGCGATGGTCCCCAGGGCTCACTTCAAAGTAGCGCCCGTCATCCACGCGCTGACCGTCGACGCGCTCGGCCAACAGGTCATTCGGTGCTTCTTCTTTCAAGCCGATCCAGGCTTCGCTCGGGTCGGCCTGGGGTATCGGGCCGGCACACGCCGACAACACCAAGGCGGCAGCCAGGACGGGAATCAACAACAGGGTTTTCGGTGACATGGCAGGGCTCCAAAGCACATCAGTAAAAAAGCGTATCCGATGGCTGACAAGCTTGAAGAGCTGCTGTTTGTAGAACAAATGAATACACATGAAAGGATCTTCAGCCGTTACCTAAATCTTCCTTCACCTGGCTGAAAGGTGCGTGTTAGGTGGGTCGGGCAAGACTGCCGGGGTTTGCAATCCTGCTCTTTCGGAGATCCACGCATGCTCGGGCTGGTAAAGACCGCACTGCACAAGCCGTACACCTTCATCGTGTTGGCCATTTTCATCTGCATCATCGGGCCGATGGCGGCCCTGCGTACGCCTACGGATGTGTTCCCCGATATCGGCATCCCGGTGGTCGCCGTGGTCTGGCAGTACAACGGCCTGTCGCCGGACGCCATGGCCGGGCGGGTGATCTACACCTACGAACGCTCCTTGAGCACCACCGTCAACGACATCGAACATATCGAATCCCAATCCCTGCCCGGCATGGGCATCGTCAAAATCTTCTTCCAACCCGGCGTGGATATCCGCACCGCCAACGCCCAGGTCACGGCGGTGTCACAGACCGTGCTCAAACAGATGCCACCG carries:
- a CDS encoding peptidase C39 family protein, with translation MRLRSNLKASILLACVLGLTACSSHPSKLPGLPERVELNGVPTFRSEAYQSGPTALASMLSQQGIVMTPGLLDKPLHLPGAEADLERNMQKLAREYGLMVYPLEARLTAVLAQVAAGYPVMARINSSFWSDPRYVVVVGFNQQKSTVLLRSGRERRLMMGFSDFESAWKSAGNWAILTQRPSQLPANVDAQRWREAANATAQAGQEQSAAQALKVLTEHK
- the tig gene encoding trigger factor, with product MQVSVENTTALERRLSITVPAERIETAVNKRLQQTAQKAKIAGFRPGKVPMSEIKRRFGADARQEAVGDVIQASFYEAVVEQKLNPAGSPSIEPKSLEAGKDLEYVAVFEVFPEFEVAGFDGIAIERLSAEVADSDLDNMLEILRKQNTRFEVVERAAQNEDQLNIDFVGKVDGEVFAGGSAKGTQLVLGSNRMIPGFEDGLVGAKAGEERVLNLEFPADYQNLDLAGKAAEFTVTVNSVSEPKLPELNEEFFAQFGIKETGIEGFRTEVRKNMERELRQAIKSKVKNQVMDGLLAANPIEVPKALLSNEVDRLRVQAVQQFGGNIKPDQLPAELFEEQAKRRVVLGLIVAEVVKQFDLKPDEDRVREMIQEMASAYQEPEQVVSWYYKNDQQLNEVRSVVLEEQVVDTVLQKAKVTDKAVSYEEAVKPAEAAQAD
- the pbpG gene encoding D-alanyl-D-alanine endopeptidase is translated as MKIRLSIVSLFFALTGTFANAAETTLAPRDASKLQIASGSAMLVDLQTNKVIYSSNPDVVVPIASVSKLMTGLIVLEAKQDMDEYIDINITDTPEMKGVFSRVKIGSQMPRKEMLLIALMSSENRAAASLAHHYPGGYAAFIAAMNAKAKALGMTSTHYVEPTGLSIHNVSTARDLSKLLAYARKFPMLSQLSTTKEKTVAFRKPNYTLGFSNTDHLINRANWDIKLTKTGFTNQAGHCLVLVTSMGNRPVSLVILDAFGKFTHFADASRIRSWVETGKGGAVPDVALRYKADKNLKNRAGVTEVRR
- a CDS encoding acyltransferase, with amino-acid sequence MHPLTAHADRSNDFSPHLVSWIQAIFKASSRSSHGRKKSIAWFKLKNDQCLWVHYVKAAAIAMVVVLHVAAPYLYQLGEISQSEWNIANIYDSFVRSCVPLFFMSSGFLLLRKSESVSVFFAKRINRVLWPLVFWSVIYVFWKVYYQGSQFSDFGNFGKFIFTPVSYHLWYLYAIIGCYMFLPLLRVVVASGDDNVLVYYCALWFLSMTVSPLVDKYFGVKWQFDFSYVSGYIGYFVLGYLLGKKDYKSYHAVIAVLSMLICFSIITCMTSYLTANNDGVFVGDFYSYLSPLVVVASASWFVWIKFLSGIYVLEPEKNINRLVSSVSACSFGIYLIHVIFLDVCGNALESLLPMLFSTPYINIPMLSVIVFVASYLAILLLRRIKFINRVVGL
- the folD gene encoding bifunctional methylenetetrahydrofolate dehydrogenase/methenyltetrahydrofolate cyclohydrolase FolD; this encodes MTAQLIDGKSIAASLRQQIAKRVTERRQQGLRTPGLAVILVGSDPASQVYVSHKRKDCEEVGFISKAYDLPSETTQQALTDLIDSLNDDPNMDGILLQLPLPEHLDASKLLERIRPDKDVDGFHPYNVGRLAQRIPLLRPCTPKGIMTLLESTGVDLYGLDAVVVGASNIVGRPMAMELLLAGCTVTVTHRFTKDLAGHVGRADLVVVAAGKPGLVKGEWIKEGAIVIDVGINRQNDGKLVGDVVYETALPRAGWITPVPGGVGPMTRACLLENTLYAAETLHS